The segment GTGGATCTCGGCCCGCGACAGCCTGCGGGTCCTGCTGCGGGTCGCGTTCTACGGCATCCTCCTCTTCGCCTGCGGGTTCATCCCGGTGGTCGGCCAGACCGTCGTCCCCGTCATCGGCTTCTGCGTCTCCGGCTTCTTCCTCGCCGAGGAGCTGACGGCGGTCGCGTTCCAGCGCCGGGGCGTCGAGCTCAAGGAGCGGCTCCAGCTGCTTCGCGGGCGCCGGATGGCCGTCCTCGGCTTCGGCGTTCCGCTGACGCTCGCCTTCATCGTGCCCTTCGTGGCCGTCTTCCTGATGCCGGGAGCCGTCGCCGGGGCGACCCTGATGGCCCGCGAGCTGGGCGGCGAGACCGGCGGCGGCGACCGGGACGAGGACTCCCGGGAAAATGATCACTCGCGCGGCAACCTTCCTTCCTCCGGTGGCGACCAGGAGGTGCACCACCTCCCCCACTGAAGGAAGAAGAATCATGACGTCAGCGTCACACAAGCGGAAGACAGGCCGTCGACGGGCGATCATCGGCGGCCTGAGCGCCCTCGGTGTCACCGGGGCGGCGATCGTGACCACGACCCTGCTCGCCCCGGCGGGCGCCGCGAGCGCCCTGCCCGCCTGGCCGCAGGCGAAGGGCAGCAAGCCGGTCCCCGCCTCGATCGAGGTCTCCGGCACCTACGACGGCAGGCTCCAGCGCTTCTACGGCACCGGTGAGCTCGGCTCGGACGGCCAGGACGAGAGCCAGAAGCCGGTCTTCGTCCTCAAGGACGGCGCGACGCTCAAGAACGTGATCATCGGCTCCCCGGCCGCCGACGGCGTCCACTGCCTCGGCAGCTGCACCCTGCAGAACGTCTGGTGGGAGAACGTCGGCGAGGACGCCGCCACCTTCAAGGGCACCTCGACGTCCTCGGTGTACGCGGTCCACGGCGGCGGCGCGAAGAGCGCGTCCGACAAGGTCTTCCAGTTCAACGGCGCGGGCAAGCTGGTCGTGACCAGGTTCCAGGTCTCCGACTTCGGCAAGCTCGTCCGCTCCTGCGGCAACTGCAAGAAGCAGTACACGCGCACGATCCTGATCAACGACGTCGACGTCACCACCCCGGGCAAGTCGATCGTCGGCGTCAACGCCAACTACGGCGACACCGCCACCCTCCGGAACATCCGCGTCCACGGCGACACCAAGAAGAAGATCAAGCCGTGCACCCGCTTCACCGGCAACAACACCGGCAAGGAGCCCAAGGAGATCGGCACCGGAGCGGACGGCACCACCTGCCGCTACTCCGCCGGGGACCTCTCGTACGACTAGGGTCTTTCGTTTGGATCAGGCCGGATCGGTGGGCGGGCACCAGCGCACGCGAGCCGGGCGAGATCCGGACGAGAGGCTCTGGGCACCTCGGGACAGCCGAAGGGCGCCCGGCCTGGAACTTCGGGCCGGGCGCCCTTTCGTCGGGCGTGCGCGTCAGGACGCGGAGGCGCTGTTCGCCGCGGGTGTGCCGGCCAGGATCGTCTCCTCCACCGCTTCGTACCGCATGCGCTGGTCGGCCGGGTCACGTTCGCGGAGCACCGTGCCGAGCCAGCCCGCGAGGAAGCCCAGCGGGGCCGAGAGGATGCCCGAGGTGGTGAACGGGAACCAGTTGAAGTCCTCGTCCGGGAAGATCGCCTGGGGCGATCCGGACACCAGGTTGCTGCCGGTCATGAGGATGAACGCGGAGGCACTGCCCACGATGAGGGTGCAGAGCAGTCCCGTACGGGAGTAGCGGCGCCAGAAGAGGCTGTAGATGAGGGCCGGTGCGACCGCGGACGCGCCGATGCAGAACGACAGGGTGAGCAGTGCCTGAAGGTTCAGATGCCGTGCACCGGCGGCGACCGCGATCGCCACGAACCCGACGCCCGCCGCGGCGGTCCGGGCGATGGCCATCTCCGTGGAGCCCTTCAGCTGCGCCTTGCGGCGCAACCCGTGCGTGATGAGGTCGTGCGCCAGGGTGTTGGCGCAGGCGAGGGTGATCCCGGCGACCGAGGCCAGCAGGGTGAGGAAGATGGCTGTCGACACGGCCGTGAACAGCAGTGTCTCGACGGTCGTCTGGTCCGTGCCCATGACGGCCTGGCTGACCATGAGGAACGCTGTCTTGCCCTGCGGGTCGCCGGCGACGATCCCCTGGTGGCCGACGATCGCCGCCGCGCCGAAGCCGATGACGGCGATCAGCACACAGGTCACGACGACGGTCGACACGGCCCAGGACATCGAGCGCCGCACGGCTGCCGCGCTGCGCGCGGTGAACA is part of the Streptomyces sp. NBC_00250 genome and harbors:
- a CDS encoding EI24 domain-containing protein is translated as MRDLGVGFKYLVQGQKWVGQHGRWFGFGLLPGLVTLVLYVGALVGLGYGADDLVAWATPFADDWTSPWLGMFRGTLTALVVALGLFLAVITFTAVTLLVGQPFYESLSEEVDRSEGGEVPESGLPLWRELWISARDSLRVLLRVAFYGILLFACGFIPVVGQTVVPVIGFCVSGFFLAEELTAVAFQRRGVELKERLQLLRGRRMAVLGFGVPLTLAFIVPFVAVFLMPGAVAGATLMARELGGETGGGDRDEDSRENDHSRGNLPSSGGDQEVHHLPH
- a CDS encoding pectate lyase, yielding MTSASHKRKTGRRRAIIGGLSALGVTGAAIVTTTLLAPAGAASALPAWPQAKGSKPVPASIEVSGTYDGRLQRFYGTGELGSDGQDESQKPVFVLKDGATLKNVIIGSPAADGVHCLGSCTLQNVWWENVGEDAATFKGTSTSSVYAVHGGGAKSASDKVFQFNGAGKLVVTRFQVSDFGKLVRSCGNCKKQYTRTILINDVDVTTPGKSIVGVNANYGDTATLRNIRVHGDTKKKIKPCTRFTGNNTGKEPKEIGTGADGTTCRYSAGDLSYD
- a CDS encoding sodium/solute symporter, giving the protein MTSFSSEAQTMSLMAFIAVITVTLLLCVMTGPDREDLGDFYTGYRSLSPVQSGLAIAGDYISAGTVLGTIGIIALVGYDGVTLALSTALSLVLMMFLLAEPLRNAGRFTIGDVFTRRLPGPAVRITTAAVTLIALLPLVIFQLAGAGDLLSVVLGFDSDGFKTGAIVFLGLLMIAYAAIGGMKGTAFIQIVKTVALLGASLAIAALILHRFDFSLPSLLDAAKRGSGAGDAYLASGLQFGGNELDMISTQLTVVLGAAVLPQITMRMFTARSAAAVRRSMSWAVSTVVVTCVLIAVIGFGAAAIVGHQGIVAGDPQGKTAFLMVSQAVMGTDQTTVETLLFTAVSTAIFLTLLASVAGITLACANTLAHDLITHGLRRKAQLKGSTEMAIARTAAAGVGFVAIAVAAGARHLNLQALLTLSFCIGASAVAPALIYSLFWRRYSRTGLLCTLIVGSASAFILMTGSNLVSGSPQAIFPDEDFNWFPFTTSGILSAPLGFLAGWLGTVLRERDPADQRMRYEAVEETILAGTPAANSASAS